The DNA region attGTTTTATAtcttaatttatattttgattctTTAGACCCTATTACAAAAACGATTCTATCTATCTCGTTGATTTTGTTTAATATGATAACTCatttatatgatatttataaTGTATAACATCAAATATGATGGACAAATTGTTCCACATTAAGAACAATCCACTATTACTAGTAATATTATTTCTAAGATTACTAAAGGACAACTTTTTTGAGGGAACTGACAAAACATCAACGATGATCCTTAAGTTTCAGTCAAGAACTTGAGAATTATTTTAccactattttttattttagtgaTGCAGATTGAGAAATTTCTGACATATTGTAGTGGTGGTCGCAAAAAACACAAATATATACAATTTTGTTtataataacataataaattataGTATGTCATGTTTCAACGGTTGCAGTGGAGCAAAATTTTAGTATTTGAGGAAATACATTGGATGAGAGATATTATAGCTTAAGACTGAAAATTTGGAAGCTAAATACTTGCTCAATGATTGGTCAAAAGCCGCTATTTCAACAagacattttaaaaatgatgaaaaaaCCATGTCGAAACTGAGAGAACATCCAACTACAAGAGGAAATTCGAGTGATTGTGCAAGATGGAGTCTTGAGAAAACATGGGCATGTCTTGTGATTATAGATGCCTTATAGATTTTTTTACTGagatatatgttttttattttagaaCATATTTGATAAGagtttttatatgttaaagtcatcttttattaatttttattttttattctttaatGTTTATTAACAAACAATaacttttgttttaaaaaaaataaaaaaataaaggttgAATCGGACCCGGACCGCTGGGTTCACAACTCGGAACCGACCACGAGGGGGTGGTTAAGGTCAGGATTTTTCCTAGACCGAACCCGACCCATGACCAGGTCTATGAAAAGGAAGCAGGTACGGAGCTAAATACTTTGATGAAGGGGgcataaagtttttttttaacaaaataattcatcattaaaaacatttaaaagataatTATAGTAAATgaagtagatctcttgtgagacggtctcacgaatctttatctgcgagatggtctcacgaatctttgtctgtgagatgagtcaactctacatgttcacaataaaaagtaatacttttagcataaaaagtaatactttttcatggattatctaaataagatattcgtctcacaaaatacaacccgtgagaccgtctcacacaagtttttgccctatagttttcttttaaaaaaaatttcgcaataaatatttcaaaattcccATATCTTATCATAAAAAATTCCAAGAACCAACATTCTCATCAAAACACTATTTTTGAAAGGAGAATCGATTATCTCGTTACTCAAAATAAACTCATGTATAAACACAATCCGGTTGAAGGAAGAAATTCGTTCGCACCTACAAAATATGAAAATCAGGAAACGACATAGTGTCATGCTTTGTCAACAACCGTTCAAAGCATCTACAAAAAAATCTGgaatatattttgaattaagaattataaaataaatttgaaatgggGCATTTTGAAATATTAGATATGTTTTTAATGAccaaatatcaatatatatatctttattGACTGTGGTATGGTAAGATAACTTAGAACTATTCGGAATTATGGATTGGGCAGCGTGGGTTGAATCTTGCAACAGAACTCGTGCACATCATCGAAAGCGAGGGACTATCAAAATTGATTGGGCGATTTCTGTGTGTGAAGTATTCCGGAATGGAAGTCGATTGCGTATTATTCCGAATCTCTCAAGCTGGAGTACCACAGAGCAGGTAGTGGAAAGCACCATTAGCTTACCAGTTCAGATATGTTGATGCGGGCTTCGATGGGTACAAGAACTTGTTCAGTGTTGGACAGTGACCCGAAATCATTTAGGTGATTTGGTGGGAGCTAAAACCAGTGCACATAAGGCATTCAAGTTTAGTCGAAAGAGCGGAGCTAGTCGCTATTCGATTCGACTTGGATTTCTGTTTAAATCTTGTGTTCATAAATCAGTTGTCTACATATATTCGGATTCTCTCGTTTAAGAAATAACTCAACCTATAGATGATCTTAGTCCGAATGACATTTAATCTTGGAAATTCGACAACTTATTAACGCTCCAGATTTTTTAATCTCTTAAACATATGTAGAGGACGACTAATAAAATTGTTCTTCTTTGATGAACATAGTCTTAAAGGCTTCAGACGACGGTTGCAGTCAGAAACCTATAAATCAGAGACACGCAATAAATGACACAAACATCAATTTTTCGTAGGGGTATTGAATAGTTACAGGTGTCTTATTTGTTCACCCTAAAAATTTTCTATCTTTGGCTcaaattgaaattcaaatagAGTAAATCCCTTTACTTTGGCTAATTTATATGCTTACACTGTAACTATGGCTCACAGGGAGGCTCTGGTCCGGAGTAAGGAATGGGATCCCCGTACTTTTCTTATTATTATCTTCTTtttaataaatttgttttatttaaaaaaaataataatcaataCATCTGTTTGTGTTTGTCAAGTTAATATGATACTAAATAGTGGTTTAACGGTGTCtataaaatgagagaaaaatcaTTGAAAAAATACGAAGTTTATCTTTATACAAATGTGTGGCATGGGGAGGAGATAGCCTCCCAGCCTCCCTTCCATACATATCATTCGTTCATACTACCACAGACCTCCAAAATTTGCAGAGCAGAGCAGAGCAGAGCAGCCATGGCCAACATGATAATGGCCTCCTCCAAAGCCTTTGTCAACAGCATCTCCCCCATCCCCACCCCAAAACTCACTCCTCTTCCCAAAATACCCCTGCCCGCATCCCCTAAACCCCTTCAACTCCCCACCTCTCTCAAGTCTGTCCCTTCCCTCCTCGCCGCCGCTGCCTCCTTCACGCTCGCCAACGTGCCTCCCTCACTGGCCGAGGAAATGGAAAAGTCCCAGCTTTTCGACTTCAATTTGACACTCCCTATCATAGCCGTGGAATTCTTGATCCTCATGGTCGCGTTGGACAAGGTATACTACGGCCCTCTGGGGAAATTCATGGATGAGAGAGACGCCTCCATCAGAGAGAAGCTGAGCAGCGTTAAAGATACTTCAGCGGAGGTGAAGGCGCTGGAGGAGAAAACTGCGGCGGTGATGAAGGCGGCGAGAGCGGAAATATCCGCCGCCCTTAACAAGATGAAGAAGGAAACTCAGCTTGAGGTGGAGCAGAAGCTGGCAGAGGGGAGGAAGAAAGTGGAGCTAGAGCTGCAAGAGGCTCTGGCCAGCTTGGAGAAGCAGAAGGAAGACACCATCAAAGCTCTTGATTCCCAGATTACTGCACTTAGCGACGAAATTGTCAAGAAGGTCCTCCCTGTTTCTTGAATTGCCTTAACAAAAAAAAGTGATCTTGACCGTGGAGGATCGTACTGAATGTATCATTTATAGTTAATTTAATCCTTTTctttttgtttatattgattaatactcaaagatGTCCAAGATTTCCCTTCCCTATTACTAATCGATGACAAAACCTTGTAAACTTATGGTATTGGTTATTTAGTACTTTCAATCAAGTTTTCTTCAGCAAGTTCTTGAGTTAGCTTATGCTAGCAGCTGTAGATAGTTGGAGCCTATCCTGACTCCAGAAAAGATAGGGGAATCAAAGAGAAGAAATTGGGTAACTTTTCTGAATGTTTAATGTTGCCGCTTGTAAACTAGATATAACCAAGAATTGAACTAGTGGATTGAAGAAACTAAGGTTAGCTACTGGTGACAAACTTTTTAGGTGCACTGGGCACAGCTATGTCAGCGGTTGGACTATATCAGTGTATAGTCTATGGTAGTGATTAAAGTTCAGTTACTCTTTTATGAACTTAGGAATTAGAATTGTTATACAGCACTTGAAAGTAGCAGCTATCTACTTCTTCATCTGCATATTTAAGAACTGCACTTTTTCTTCATTTACTTGTTTGGAACTACTAGTTTATGTTAGCATTATAAAAGATGAAGAAGATTATATCTACAACGATTATGTACCACACAAATAGGTTGATTTTCTTTCATCCACAAATCAAGAAAAACTGAAAGTCAATGTTATCGTTGCAAACAAGTAAAGCATGGATCAActcttttcttgatttcttgagaAATTTGGAACAAGGGTTCTGCCAAATTTTGTGAACAACATTAATATTGAGTAGAGAATACAATTGAGATCACACcttttcttttctatttgaaCTTCTATTCCATGTTCACCAACATCTATCTGATCCTTATATTTAGTCGTCTAAGCCATACGGAAAGTAGAATCATATGAAACACATCAAACACCTGGGCTGGCTGGTTCAAAACAGAACGTCTCCTCACTGCAAAGCAATATCTCTTTCAGTCGTGGAATTTCCATAATATCGACCTGTATAGAGAAAGCTTCCCACCTTAGAACATCACTAAAATAGAGTGATCAGATGATATAACAGAGATGCATTCAGCATGAATGGCCTCCACGATCCTTGGCCTAGCTCTACTTCATATCCACTAGGACACAAGCAAAATTTGGACCTTAACATAAAGTCATAATAATCTCGATCTTCATGAAggtataataaaatattattaggTTAGTTTTTATCTCAATCTAAACAATATaagaataattatatttatcaaaatataaaatatgtgaAATTTTGGAATACAACTTGAAACCCCGGCTctcaaaaaatatgaaatttcggaatacaaaagaatttttacaaattttttatttaaaaaaaaaaattgtttgtcactttagtaaatttatttatttttttgtattttttaaatataactatcaaaagaaataaataatgAAGTTAATATATGGTCGTATATATCATTCCCCGCTTTTTCGTTCCCTCCCTATGTGAAATTCAACCGAAGTGCTCATCCATGCAACACACACACAAAGCATATGAGTCATTCTATTTCCCGCAGTTATTGTAGCATCAATCACAATTGTATTTTTCGTCGAGGATAAAACAGTTGATCAGTTCGGGTAGTTCGATTAGGCTCAAGACTCAGGAAATTTGAAGGTATATACAAAACAACCTTCCTTTTGCAACAACTTCAATGCGCTTTCGTATATCGTTGGTACTACTTGATCGGACTTTTAATGAATTGGCGATGGTGATTGAACTTTTACTTGGCTATGTAATTGCATGGGAAGCAGATATTCCTAATCTGGAGCTAGGACTAGCCAAAACTAGATCAGTAATCAGAAAGCAGCTAGTTCCATCACACAAGTGTTGGCATTATCTACACCAAAATTTACCGACGTCCGGAGGCATTTTATCAGTGAGTAGTTCTGGTTTTCATTCTCTATTAGAagcattcaaaaataaatatcacTTACTACATAAAACATTACAAGACCAAGATTCGACTAGTTTGAGGACTAAAAGATCAGAAAACAAGTAAAGTTAGAAATGAGACGAAAATGACTTCTTGTCCAATGTTACTGAATTTTTAATGTATTGCCACATATATTTCATGCGTTAAGTATCAAGATTTGAGTTTACCGTGGAGGATACATCCACCCAACACTTGACTGTAAGAGTTTATGATAACGAAGGAGTTCAAGCTTCAGAATTCATTGGTTGTGATCGAATGGCACTTAATGAAACGAGGTATTCCTTGGCTCCCACACTCATCATCAAGACGTGGACATACAATGTATAGGTTATCAGAGCCCGCAGGTCCCGTCGGATATTGTAGCTCTCGATGCCCCATCGTCTACAATACAGAATAGGTCTAAGCGACCCCAACAAACGAGgtatatctcaaaagatatcaggctcaacatgatatgtcatgcataatatgTCAAAGTAGTAAAACTCATGCAACAGATAAATATGCCGCATATAAGTGTGTATACTACGCTTGGATATCTCAGTCAGTACATCACGTATCTCACTAAAACAATCTGACAGAAAGCTCTGAACCTAGACAATatcaacataatgaaatcactaTTAAACCAGATACTTAATTACCAAACATGCTACAAGGTTCTCCCTAATGATCTTTAAATCACTATTTAAGGCTTTAGGATTATACATGCGTCCGTCGTCAACCCGCTGATGATGTCTCGATCTCAGTTCACCGACCCCTCCTCGAATCGACACTAGCTCCGAAACTTCCCGACACCAAAGTGCCCTAGAAACTGGCTAGAAAATCTAAGATATATTGCTAGAACTTTTTCTGAAGAATTCGGTGTaggaaacaaaagaaatcaTCTTTCATTTATAGGCTGCATCAGGACTAGTTCAGAAAATCCGAATCAATCTTATCTGCCACGTGTCAGAATCTCATTTGTCTAGTTGGATTTCTCGGGATAATGTAATTTGAAGTAGATCATGTTGTCTATTTTAAATTGGGTGGATCCCAACATCTTGATCCCGAATTATCAATTCTTTAATAATACTTAATTAACAACTCTTTAATTATCTTTTAATTTGTACTTCATTTAAAATAAGGATTCAAGTCATTACATGAGCAGTCCCAAGCATAGTTAAATTTAATCTATTTCCTCgaatatatcataatttgcACGACCTAAAGCTCATCCAACCTTTGTTTCatgaatttcttcctggttCATATTTTGTTGTGCCAAGCCAACTCCAAGCATCACTTGGGAATTCCAATGATGGACTCATCAACACTACTTTGTCTATCAACTTTCTCTCTTCATTTATCATTGAgattgacaatcaaaatattttaggACCCGGTGAGCTATTCTCGGTCTTATATACACTCTTTGTAAATTGTTATAATATTGGGTCTGTATTCCACCGATAAGTGAGAACtacttggatagtccgagggagggttgttcactGCATCATCATaagatcacccatctgtgtaatgggcatctctatgcccttgccaatgaacaTGACGTTTACGTCACAGATGCTAGTTTCAAGCTCGAGCgatctttatccttgttttaggcggctgattcgactaggaacctgtttagaatatacggtacacttcctaatgggTTTAATGATCTTACATTGTGACGctgacctcatggtacctattgtatattcaaggacttcaTCTATGAAGCTTGCAgatgtatacagataaaatataatgtcataatcaaataaaatcttaaaatattattaaaataaagattgttttgcattagagtcaataaaaactCGAGCTACAAGTCGATTTGCTGGACACCTATTGTAACATATTGATTGTTGATATTTGTCAGGTGAGATTTGCTTATATATTTATGATCTCTATGTTCAGCAAGGTCTGCACCCAAGAAGTTTAGAACCTAGAAAAGATGGACCATGCATAGAAGTAACGGAACATTGTTGAAGGATCATGGGAAAAATTCTTGTATCCTCTGAATTGGCTTCCTCCTCTCATTCAATATCTTTCGGATTGCAATCTCACTGTCTGTCATTTTTGTTGTGCTATATATTTGATTTGTAGAGCAGTTTGATAGTCAAATGGTGTTATAGTTTATGTAACTAAAGTATATAGTTGATTCATAGAGCAGTTCGATAGCCAGAAGCTTACTTGCTATATACG from Primulina tabacum isolate GXHZ01 chromosome 14, ASM2559414v2, whole genome shotgun sequence includes:
- the LOC142524744 gene encoding ATP synthase subunit b', chloroplastic-like encodes the protein MANMIMASSKAFVNSISPIPTPKLTPLPKIPLPASPKPLQLPTSLKSVPSLLAAAASFTLANVPPSLAEEMEKSQLFDFNLTLPIIAVEFLILMVALDKVYYGPLGKFMDERDASIREKLSSVKDTSAEVKALEEKTAAVMKAARAEISAALNKMKKETQLEVEQKLAEGRKKVELELQEALASLEKQKEDTIKALDSQITALSDEIVKKVLPVS